From the genome of Triticum aestivum cultivar Chinese Spring chromosome 3B, IWGSC CS RefSeq v2.1, whole genome shotgun sequence, one region includes:
- the LOC123064784 gene encoding ervatamin-B has translation MTGHTIMLSMSRCSSLALCVLLATSCLMLAGCSSESLPTTSDDLHRERSGISTDDHHDLMMGRFHVWMTVQNRSYSTSDEKARRFEVYKSNMRYIQAVNADATTSGLTYELGEGPFTDLTDEEFMALYTGQIPEDDEQIITTRVGPVNGAGTYEGVIANFSARAPSSVDWRKRGAVTPVKDQGECGSCWAFAAVGAIEGLHKIKRGSLVSLSEQQLVDCDFFDGGCNGGRASRAFQWIQQNGGITTTSAYGYKAATGRCRTNRKPAAKITGSGRVEGNNEVSLRNAVANRPIAVSIASSGSHFHHYKGGIFNGPCSTTKLTHAVTVVGYGRQAQDGAKYWIVKNSWGVTWGDKGYMLMKRGTTNPSGQCGIATRPVFPLMKVRESTD, from the exons ATGACTGGTCACACAATCATGCTCTCCATGTCTAGGTGTTCTTCATTAGCGCTATGTGTGCTCCTTGCCACCAGCTGCCTGATGCTAGCCGGTTGCTCCTCCGAGTCGTTGCCAACGACAAGCGATGATCTTCACCGTGAGCGCTCCGGCATCAGCACCGACGACCACCATGATCTGATGATGGGCCGTTTCCACGTGTGGATGACGGTGCAGAACAGATCCTACTCCACCTCCGACGAGAAGGCTCGTCGGTTTGAGGTatacaagagcaacatgaggtacATACAGGCTGTAAATGCTGACGCGACTACCTCTGGGCTCACGTACGAGCTTGGGGAGGGTCCCTTCACAGACCTTACAGATGAAGAGTTCATGGCGCTTTATACCGGGCAGATTCCGGAGGATGACGAGCAGATTATCACCACCCGTGTTGGCCCTGTCAATGGCGCGGGCACATATGAGGGTGTCATCGCCAACTTCTCGGCCAGGGCACCGAGTAGCGTGGACTGGAGGAAGAGAGGCGCCGTCACCCCGGTTAAAGACCAAGGGGAATGTG GATCTTGCTGGGCATTCGCCGCTGTGGGTGCAATCGAAGGACTACACAAGATCAAGAGAGGGTCCCTCGTGTCTCTGTCGGAGCAACAACTAGTAGACTGCGATTTCTTTGACGGCGGTTGCAACGGCGGCCGGGCTAGCAGAGCTTTCCAGTGGATCCAACAAAATGGAGGGATCACCACCACATCCGCCTACGGATACAAGGCAGCCACTGGTCGGTGCAGAACGAACCGTAAGCCGGCCGCAAAGATCACTGGCTCCGGGAGAGTCGAGGGCAACAACGAGGTGTCGCTGAGGAACGCCGTGGCTAACCGACCTATAGCCGTTTCGATCGCGTCAAGTGGAAGCCATTTCCACCACTACAAGGGAGGCATCTTCAACGGGCCATGCAGCACCACAAAACTGACCCATGCCGTCACCGTAGTAGGCTATGGGCGACAGGCACAGGATGGTGCCAAGTATTGGATCGTGAAGAACTCGTGGGGGGTGACATGGGGCGACAAAGGTTACATGCTAATGAAGAGGGGCACAACGAATCCATCAGGTCAGTGTGGCATTGCGACACGCCCAGTCTTTCCCCTTATGAAAGTAAGAGAATCGACTGATTAA